DNA from Aquipuribacter hungaricus:
GGCCCGCGGCGAGCAGGGGAGCCAGGTCCCAGACCCCCGTGAGGACGGCCGGCAGCGTGTGGACAGGCAGGGTGACGTCGGCGGCGGCGTCGGTCGGGGTGACCTCCGCGCGGCCCTGCTCGTCGACGTCGAGGGACCACCGTCCCTGCGCGGGGCCGCCCGGGTCGACGACCTCCAGGACCACGCGCCCCGCGCGGGACCACGAGCGGGAGCGGAGGGCGGCCGGGACGTCGAGGACGCGCCACCAGTGCCCGTCGGCCTCGGCGCTGACCCGCACGGCGCGGGTGTCGACCGGCAGGTGGCCGAGCAGCTCTCCGGCGCCGCGGTGCTCCGCCTTGAGGGTCGTCACCAGGTCGAGCCCGAGGGCGTAGCGCCACAGCGCGGCGACCACGGCGGGCGTCGCGCCGGTGAGGTCGTCGACGGTCGCGGTGTAGCGGGGCGCGCCGTCCTGCCACGACGACTCGGTCCGCAGCCGGACCCAGCCGTCGACGGTGCCGTCCGGGCCGACGTGGACCGCGCGGAACCGGGGACCGTCGGGCCCCTTGGACGGCGGCACGCGCTCGAGCTGGCGCAGCCAGGCGATCGGGCTGCGGCCGACCGCGCCGGGCATCGTCCTGCGGGCGGCCTCGAACAGCGCAGGACCGACCTCGGCGATCTCGTCGTCGTCGGAGGGCCGGACCCGCCCCGGGTCCGCGGGCGCCCCGGCGTGCCAGCGCTGCGCCGCCCGGGTGTCGACCGCGAGGTCGTGGACGGTGGTGGCCAGGCCGTAGCCGAAGCGGCCGTAGATGGCGGCCTCGCTCGCGAACAGGCTGGCGACCGCGACCCCGCGCGACGCGGCGTCGTCCAGGCAGTCGCGCATCATCCGGGTGAGCAGGCCCCGGCGGCGGTGGCTGGGGGACACGCTCACGCTGCTGACGAGCTCGGTGGAGACCGTCCGGCTCCCGTCGTCGTCCCCGCCGGCGGTCGGCATGCCGGTGAGGGCGGGACCGGGGACGGCGCTGTCGCCCGCCCACGAGCGGAAGGTCGCCACCCAGCGGCCGTCCTCCTTGACCCCGGTGAGCCGCTGGTCCCGGTAGGCGGGCAGCGCCGCCTCGGTCTCCTCGGCAGAGGTGGCCGGCATGGCGAACACGGTGACGAACAGCGTCCGCCAGGCCACCACGTCGGCGGTGTCGTCGAGGTCGGGGGAGCTGATGGGCAGGACGTCGCCGGTCA
Protein-coding regions in this window:
- a CDS encoding GNAT family N-acetyltransferase, with translation MTGDVLPISSPDLDDTADVVAWRTLFVTVFAMPATSAEETEAALPAYRDQRLTGVKEDGRWVATFRSWAGDSAVPGPALTGMPTAGGDDDGSRTVSTELVSSVSVSPSHRRRGLLTRMMRDCLDDAASRGVAVASLFASEAAIYGRFGYGLATTVHDLAVDTRAAQRWHAGAPADPGRVRPSDDDEIAEVGPALFEAARRTMPGAVGRSPIAWLRQLERVPPSKGPDGPRFRAVHVGPDGTVDGWVRLRTESSWQDGAPRYTATVDDLTGATPAVVAALWRYALGLDLVTTLKAEHRGAGELLGHLPVDTRAVRVSAEADGHWWRVLDVPAALRSRSWSRAGRVVLEVVDPGGPAQGRWSLDVDEQGRAEVTPTDAAADVTLPVHTLPAVLTGVWDLAPLLAAGRLDEHSPGAVRRLHDLARVAPVALSAVQGF